In Spinacia oleracea cultivar Varoflay chromosome 5, BTI_SOV_V1, whole genome shotgun sequence, a single window of DNA contains:
- the LOC110804603 gene encoding uncharacterized protein isoform X1: protein MLRLFLRTFRRRRYPLTSLPRRPFSSSSATSPPPSSSSSLSSNPHTRNPNHSPVHYVNTTSTLSPLSPTTAPPFSRTTTISLSLLGLTAVSSTSYLLYSSSEGGNDDIHRISSAVEAAIQRSAESTRRIVNQMKHTGAAAAVLWQSLQSVLSSANYEVRSGFEFKVAAFLADIAAANAARRTAIVAAGGGRVVDWLLETVAGEVSGTQAEAARALAYLIADPIVRPQVFGRPHSVPYLLRFISSSQPQRSKKNSRNSDSFRGRSMLVAAIMDVVTSTCDSKGNVRFQPCLPANAEMRDIASAIQVIEGGLNLDDPHSEDDDDDGGKGLKGIGIKVLGGTTVLGLSRTSGLVNYDDSDSLPTSKYASKNPVYHKRYDGYLGDASLSSAVVPGLWDDLHSQHVAVPFAAWALANWAMASEVNRFHIQELDQDGNAIMTALAAPERSVKWHGSLVARLLLEDNNVQLGNSVSDWSSCLLSTISQACKTDDIPLALVALSAFLLSVDKSPEAKKVVMEKGLDLMRDTAKQTIQRKDIQEALARALELICTTENRLSLEESLKWSGILLPWACGKFSSEKTRYSATKILSCVLEDFGPSSVPISQGWLAILLNEVLDTKTASIKGVPQPKSDKVKTQIDQSNVQSGILIASQLANSVVNLAGKQLGIATDRGDSFPIADLLSQEPFTVAFKSLYKDRNPKCDAADSAVATLKGIKSLTEICADDLVNQNKIVDSGVLCLLRRFLLRDDYESLAAIEAYDASRAREEPEQASKVLDETKVDANDQSKVRIPPSTHIRRHAARLLTVLSALPKVQMVIVADATWCNWLEECANGKIPGCDDPKIQSYARAALLNVLCHEKQDSDSKQSGGTSTGIVNDSRVRPRYEDMIYLINPESKHWKCPEKPVSGNSSKYSGDDNDINLCSTAEGIENCSNSENPSVDIVFVHGLRGGPFKSWRISEDKSSTKSGLVEKIDQEAGKQGTFWPGEWLSADFPHARLFTLRYKTNLTQWSGASLPLQEVSSMLLEKLVAADIGSRPTVFVTHSMGGLVVKQLLHQAKAENLDNLVNNTVGVVFYSCPHFGSRLADMPWRMGLVLRPAPSIGELRSGSPRLVELNDFMRQLHKKGLLEVLSFCETKVTPIVEGYGGWAFRMEIVPIESAYPGFGEIVVLESTDHINSCKPVSRDDPSYTEILEFLRKVKAQHT, encoded by the exons ATGCTTCGTCTCTTCCTCCGCACCTTCCGCCGCCGTCGATATCCCCTCACTTCTCTCCCTCGCCGCCCATTTTCCTCCTCCTCCGCCACATCGCCACCGCCGTCCTCGTcgtcttctctctcctcaaatccCCACACACGCAACCCCAACCATTCGCCAGTCCATTACGTCAACACCACctccactctctctcctctctccccAACCACCGCCCCTCCCTTCTCTCGTACAACGaccatttctctctctctcctcggtCTCACCGCTGTTTCCAGCACCTCCTACCTTCTTTACTCCTCCTCCGAGGGCGGCAATGATGACATTCACAGAATCTCCTCCGCTGTCGAGGCAGCAATTCAGCGATCTGCTGAGTCGACTCGCCGAATCGTCAATCAAATGAAGCACACTGGCGCAGCTGCTGCAGTGCTATGGCAGTCCCTGCAGTCGGTACTCTCTTCCGCCAACTATGAAGTTCGTTCGGGTTTTGAGTTTAAGGTTGCGGCGTTTTTGGCTGACATTGCTGCCGCGAATGCTGCTCGAAGGACCGCCATTGTCGCCGCTGGTGGTGGAAGGGTTGTCGATTGGCTACTGGAGACCGTTGCTGGTGAAGTTAGTGGGACCCAGGCTGAGGCTGCTAGAGCTTTGGCTTACTTGATTGCTGATCCTATAGTGAGGCCTCAGGTTTTTGGGAGGCCTCATTCTGTTCCTTATCTTCTGAGGTTCATTTCCTCTTCTCAACCTCAGCGCTCCAAGAAG AATTCAAGGAATTCTGATTCTTTTAGAGGGAGAAGCATGCTTGTTGCCGCAATAATGGATGTTGTAACTTCCACCTGTGACAGCAAGGGCAATGTCCGATTCCAGCCATGCCTTCCTGCAAATGCTGAAATGAGGGATATTGCTTCAGCAATTCAAGTAATTGAAGGTGGTTTGAATTTGGATGATCCACAttctgaagatgatgatgatgatggtggaaaAGGACTGAAGGGTATTGGTATTAAAGTTCTGGGAGGGACAACCGTATTAGGACTTTCAAGAACTAGTGGACTCGTGAATTATGATGATAGTGATAGTTTACCAACTAGTAAATACGCTTCAAAAAATCCTGTTTATCAtaaaagatatgatggctaccTTGGAGATGCGAGCTTGTCGTCTGCTGTAGTACCTGGTCTCTGGGATGATTTGCATTCGCAGCATGTTGCTGTGCCATTTGCTGCATGGGCACTGGCCAATTGGGCTATGGCATCGGAGGTTAACAGATTTCACATTCAGGAATTAGATCAGGATGGAAATGCTATCATGACTGCTTTAGCGGCCCCTGAAAGATCAGTGAAATGGCATGGGAGTCTGGTTGCCCGGTTACTTTTAGAGGACAACAATGTTCAGTTAGGTAATTCTGTTTCGGACTGGAGTTCTTGTCTGCTTTCAACTATATCACAAGCTTGTAAAACTGATGACATACCTTTGGCACTGGTGGCTTTGTCTGCATTTTTGCTTTCTGTTGATAAGAGTCCAGAGGCTAAGAAAGTTGTTATGGAGAAAGGTCTTGATTTAATGAGAGACACTGCTAAACAGACAATACAACGTAAGGATATTCAAGAAGCACTGGCAAGAGCACTAGAACTAATTTGTACCACTGAAAATCGTTTATCTCTTGAAGAAAGTCTTAAATGGTCTGGTATCCTACTTCCCTGGGCTTGCGGAAAATTTTCTTCTGAAAAGACACGATATTCAGCAACAAAAATCCTTTCATGTGTTCTTGAGGATTTTGGGCCATCTTCTGTGCCGATTTCGCAAGGGTGGTTGGCTATTCTACTAAATGAAGTTTTGGACACTAAGACAGCATCAATAAAAGGAGTTCCACAGCCTAAAAGCGATAAAGTGAAG ACTCAAATTGATCAGTCAAACGTTCAATCTGGTATATTAATTGCCAGTCAGCTTGCAAACTCTGTTGTTAATCTAGCTGGAAAGCAATTGGGTATTGCCACTGACCGTGGTGACTCATTCCCCATTGCCGACCTTCTCTCTCAAGAACCTTTCACTGTAGCATTTAAAAGCTTATATAAAGATCGGAACCCTAAATGTGATGCAGCTGACTCAGCAGTGGCTACCCTGAAGGGAATCAAATCACTAACTGAAATTTGTGCAGATGATCTTgtaaatcaaaacaaaatcgTAGATTCTGGTGTCTTATGCTTGTTAAGGCGCTTTTTGTTAAGAGATGATTATGAAAGCCTTGCTGCCATTGAAGCGTATGATGCATCAAGAGCTAGGGAGGAACCGGAACAGGCTAGTAAGGTTCTAGATGAGACAAAGGTAGATGCTAATGATCAATCAAAGGTCCGAATTCCGCCATCTACTCACATCAGAAGGCATGCAGCTAGACTACTAACTGTTCTTTCGGCATTGCCAAAAGTTCAAATGGTTATTGTGGCAGATGCAACTTGGTGTAATTGGCTTGAAGAGTGTGCTAATGGGAAGATTCCTGGATGTGATGACCCAAAGATTCAAAGTTACGCCAGAGCTGCCCTGTTAAATGTGCTTTGCCATGAGAAACAGGACTCGGACTCTAAACAGAGTGGTGGTACTAGTACTGGAATTGTGAATGATAGTCGTGTTCGCCCCCGCTACGAGGACATGATATATCTGATCAATCCTGAATCAAAGCACTGGAAATGCCCCGAGAAACCCGTATCTGGGAATTCAAGTAAATACTCTGGTGATGATAATGATATCAATCTATGCAGTACCGCTGAGGGGATTGAGAATTGTTCAAATTCAGAAAATCCTTCAGTAGACATAGTTTTTGTGCATGGTTTGCGTGGTGGGCCTTTTAAGAGTTGGCGGATATCTGAAGACAAGTCATCAACCAAGTCTGGCCTtgtagagaagattgatcaggAAGCAGGGAAGCAAGGAACCTTTTGGCCAGGTGAATGGCTCTCAGCTGACTTTCCTCATGCCCGTTTGTTTACACTTAGATACAAG ACAAATCTCACTCAGTGGTCTGGAGCTAGCCTTCCTCTTCAG GAGGTCAGCTCAATGCTTTTAGAGAAGCTTGTCGCTGCAGACATTGGCAGTCGGCCTACTGTATTTGTGACACACAG TATGGGCGGGCTGGTAGTGAAGCAGCTGCTACATCAAGCTAAGGCAGAAAATTTGGATAATCTTGTTAACAACACCGTTGGAGTT GTTTTCTATAGTTGTCCACATTTTGGCAGCAGACTTGCAGATATGCCCTGGCGGATGGGCCTTGTGCTTCGCCCTGCACCTTCG ATAGGGGAGCTAAGAAGTGGATCTCCTAGGTTGGTTGAGCTTAATGACTTTATGCGTCAACTTCATAAGAAAGGGTTACTTGAAGTTCTCAGCTTTTGTGAG ACTAAGGTGACTCCAATTGTTGAAGGTTATGGAGGATGGGCTTTCCGCATGGAGATAGTTCCAATTGAGTCAGCATACCCTGGATTTGGTGAAATTGTG GTATTAGAGTCAACAGATCATATCAATTCCTGCAAGCCAGTCAGTCGTGACGATCCTTCGTATACAGAGATATTAGAGTTTTTGCGTAAAGTGAAAGCTCAACATACGTAA